The genome window TTTTGATTGGCGGAGATTTGGTTGGATTAGGAAAAAATCAGAAACCGGATGATGCTCAAGCGAAAGATGCAATTAGAAGGGGATATGATCACGCTAATTCATTTCAAAAAAAGTAAATTGTAATTTTTAAAATTTACTAAGGAGAAGAGAACCTGTTTGAAATGTTAATTAACATCGTTATTATAAAATCTTTAAGATTAAGATTGAGGAATTGGGAGTGAACTATAATGAATGAAATATTATATTTGGCCTTATTTCTATCATTTTTTATCATATCACTAGTATCTATAATTTTTCTTGTTGTCCTATTTGTAAAAATGGTTAAATGGAAAAAAGGGAAATACCTATTCCCTCGAAAAACATTTTTCTTTACTCTTTCTTTTTTAGTAGTTACTGGCATTCTCTACTACAATCAATATTATAATTTGGATTATCTCCCGTCCGGAGAAATGAATACTAATATTGTATCGCCAAACGGTAAATACTCTATAAAAACTTATCATTTTACCGGTATTTATGGTGAGAATGCAAAAGCAGTCTTGGTTGATTTAAATAAGAATAAGGAAAAAACCATTTACTTTAATCGATTCGATTATGATCCATATGTGGAATGGGTAACGAACGACCAAGTAGTAATCGGTGAGGAGAAGTTAAATATCCATAAAGACACTTACGATTATAGACATGATCCAAACGCTCTTCGAGGGTTAACTCGGCAAAGATTAGAACATTAGAATTGTTATTAATTCATAAAAGAGAAGATGATATGTCTCTAGTTGGTGAAGTTCTAGGTTCCTCAATGATTACTGGAACCCAAGAATTATTTATTTTCTCCGTACTTTGATCTTTAATCTTTTTCTTCCAATATCCAAATTGCTGATAACTTATCCCATTGTCCTCACAACATTTAACTTGGGATTGACCACTAGATTTGTAGTCAGAAATTCTTTGTTCCCGTTTTTTTCGTAGTTCTAAATTATGGATTCTAGTCATGA of Niallia circulans contains these proteins:
- a CDS encoding DUF5412 family protein; translated protein: MNEILYLALFLSFFIISLVSIIFLVVLFVKMVKWKKGKYLFPRKTFFFTLSFLVVTGILYYNQYYNLDYLPSGEMNTNIVSPNGKYSIKTYHFTGIYGENAKAVLVDLNKNKEKTIYFNRFDYDPYVEWVTNDQVVIGEEKLNIHKDTYDYRHDPNALRGLTRQRLEH
- the tnpA gene encoding IS66 family insertion sequence element accessory protein TnpA, which produces MTRIHNLELRKKREQRISDYKSSGQSQVKCCEDNGISYQQFGYWKKKIKDQSTEKINNSWVPVIIEEPRTSPTRDISSSLL